From Penaeus monodon isolate SGIC_2016 chromosome 42, NSTDA_Pmon_1, whole genome shotgun sequence, one genomic window encodes:
- the LOC119599123 gene encoding keratin-associated protein 12-2-like, protein MARTARVKCDRARSIRARSARVKCDRARSARARTARAGVPWQGLPGSSVTGPGVSGPGVPGSSVTGPGVPGQGLPGQECHGKECHGQVCQGQECQGQECQGQVCQGQECHGQVCQGQECHGKDCQGQECQGQVCQGQECHGKDCQGQECQGQVCQGQECHGKDCQGQECQGQVCQGQECHGKDCQGQECQGQVCQGQECYGKDCQGQECQGKDCQGQECQGKDCQGQECQGQVCQSQECLGKDCQGQECQGQEYQGHVCLGPSQNPG, encoded by the coding sequence ATGGCAAGGACTGCCAGGGTCAAGTGTGACAGGGCCAGGAGTATCAGGGCCAGGAGTGCCAGGGTCAAGTGTGACAGGGCCAGGAGTGCCAGGGCAAGGACTGCCAGGGCAGGAGTGCCATGGCAAGGACTGCCAGGGTCAAGTGTGACAGGGCCAGGAGTATCAGGACCAGGAGTGCCAGGGTCAAGTGTGACAGGGCCAGGAGTGCCAGGGCAAGGACTGCCAGGGCAGGAGTGCCATGGCAAGGAGTGCCATGGTCAAGTGTGCCAGGGCCAGGAGTGTCAGGGCCAGGAGTGCCAGGGTCAAGTGTGCCAGGGCCAGGAGTGCCATGGTCAAGTGTGCCAGGGCCAGGAGTGCCATGGCAAGGACTGTCAGGGCCAGGAGTGCCAGGGTCAAGTGTGTCAGGGCCAGGAGTGCCATGGCAAGGACTGTCAGGGCCAGGAGTGCCAGGGTCAAGTGTGCCAGGGCCAGGAGTGCCATGGCAAGGACTGTCAGGGCCAGGAGTGCCAGGGTCAAGTGTGCCAGGGCCAAGAGTGCCATGGCAAGGACTGTCAGGGCCAGGAGTGCCAGGGTCAAGTGTGCCAGGGCCAAGAGTGCTATGGCAAGGACTGTCAGGGCCAGGAGTGCCAGGGCAAGGACTGTCAGGGCCAGGAGTGCCAGGGCAAGGACTGTCAGGGACAGGAGTGCCAGGGTCAAGTGTGTCAGAGCCAGGAGTGCCTTGGCAAGGACTGCCAGGGCCAGGAGTGCCAGGGCCAAGAGTACCAGGGACATGTATGTCTGGGACCGTCTCAGAACCCTGGCTGA